From the Corvus cornix cornix isolate S_Up_H32 chromosome 1A, ASM73873v5, whole genome shotgun sequence genome, the window CTTTAAAACCAGTTAAAACTGGCTCTGTCTGATATAGGGACAGCTGCTTCTCCAGTCTCACAAAAGCCACCCTGGCAGGCCCCTCACTGCTAACATTTTGCCATGTAAACTCTATCCAATAATTCTGAATTATTAACTATCATCTTTTTTTGTCTAAGCATTTACACAGTGCAGAATAAAGCATGTAAGCCTCAAACATAAGTATTACATAAAACTCCTTTTATATAAGTTTTATATAAACTAAGTGCCTGTTCTTGCTCTTGTTGGGATTATTTGTTCACTTCATGTCTTTTGATTACTTAATTATATggtatttactttttttgttgaCAGCTTTTTAATTCTTACCTTTTCGTATTTtccatgcatttattttcactctggTACATAATTATAGGAAATCAGgttttaattacatttcctAACAGACCATGTAGGGTATAGAACATTTAGCAGACAAAAGAAATCCTAGTGTACAGGACAAGACAGTTAACAAgctaaaacatttaaatgtggCTTTTTGTGAAACAGACGCGTTACTGCTCTTCTGAGTATTGCAGCTGTAGTCTTTGAAAGGTATCTGCCTTTCTTCCTGGCCCTTCTAACAGATTCTGATGTAGATTGTGGAGAATGctactttccattttcttctagCAGttcatatatatacatacacacatacatgtaACCTCTACTGCTCATTTATTTAAGCTTTAGGTATATGTGAGATGTAGTTCCTGGAGAAACTTGAGGGTTGTGGTAATACTTTGCAGTTCACTGAGGCTGAGATGGAGGTAAAGAGTATGGTAGTAACAGGTACTTAAGAAGTTAAAGTGGCCTTGGGAATATTCTCCATCAGCAATCACCAGAAATAtactgaagaaaagcatttgctACAACTTTTTTGactttgtattttcatgtgtttcacTGATCttgtgcctttttatttttctgaatagaTTCGAGCTGCTAATCTCAGTGGAGACTGTACATTGATGAATGAAATAGCCAGGTTTAAATTTGGATTGAAAGGGCACCATCAGGTAAAGGTTCTGGATGCTAAAATAGAATAATTCGTTATGAGCCATCTTTACCTACTTGGTCTCAGGCTCCTGCACTTTCATAGCTGAAAActttataaaagaaatagatGCCATGGACTTGCTGTTTCCTCTTAACTAACCTTTAATGACTGATTTAGGGTTTTGTTCCCACCTCGTTATTTTTATTGGAGTGAAATTCTTGAATACTTAGTCATGTTTTAAAGCATTACCACTGACAGTGGATGGctaataaaaccaaacaaaaaccagggCTTGCAGGAAATGTAGTGGAAATACCTTGTCCACTATAAGTGGGTGACAATctttaaaaagtctttgaaaactGAAGGAAGCAAAATAAGAAGATTTCTAAACAACCACGTTGTCTTGtaggaattaatttttgtaaatagTAATGAAGTCTACAGATGGAGACCCAAGTAGCTGCTGATGTTAGAGTGGCAGTTAGCTTGTAGATGATggttacatatttttttatcttttggtAAACAAACTGTATAAGAAAAAGTTACCATAAAGAGAAGTATCAAATTGAAGGCCAGTAGAGAAGTCATTCCTTTGTTTTACAGCATTTCAGTTTGTAAAGATCCTAACTGGTCTTTgtgtctgtttctttctgacatattttttcttgtgcCCAGGTCAAGTTTTACAAATACTTAATACCTACAACAAATGCCAAGTTGTATTTTAATTCCTGTTCTAAGGAATGTCTTACAATTATCTCATGGTTTATGTGTGTATGGAAAAACTAAAGCACATAGTTTACACAGGATGAAACTAAAATTGACTTTAATACTTATTACAGGCACTGTTTGACTCTTCTTTCATACAAAATTATTGCCTTTATAATAGGAGTTAATACTTGacaaaatctggaaaaaattatgctaataatgacagatttttctttatttatttttcactttagaCTTGTGTACGAGACAGAGCAATTCGTTCCATTCTGGCTGTTCGAAAAGTTagcaaagaaacagcagaaaaagctgtGGATGAAGTTTTTGATGCCTGCTTCAATGATCTGGAACCTTTTGGAAGAATCccacacagcaaagcagatgCAAAACGTGCTTACAGAGACTTTCAGAACAGAGATCGCTATAATGCTAATTTGTaaggggggagaggagggggaacCACATGAGAAATTCCATTAATACCCAACTGTTCTGTAACATCTGGAATCATAGTCTATGCCCACAGTGCTGGTGGAAAGGGCAAATCTGTCAAATGTATCAGTTAATTTTTTAGACTTATTTCATGAGCCAACTTCCGTGGGAGTAAATGGGGTAAATGAACCAGACTAAAAACTGTGTTTCCTCACCTGTTATTCTGGAAAGATAATTTAGTATGCCAAATAACTTGTCAAATAATGATCTGCATCTTTCAAtgtgcatttaattttgattgGTCTGACTGACTAGGACTTGGTTTCTGAAAGTTTTGTTGTCAGTGAATAAATCTTTTCATAAaatctttacattttcattatCTTTGATACACAGCCatgaacttgatgatcttcatcactgtattttaaaagatgggCACCTGAACTACAGGTCCATGGTCTAGAT encodes:
- the ATP23 gene encoding mitochondrial inner membrane protease ATP23 homolog isoform X2; its protein translation is MNRVVTHELIHAFDHCRAHVDWFKNVKHLACSEIRAANLSGDCTLMNEIARFKFGLKGHHQTCVRDRAIRSILAVRKVSKETAEKAVDEVFDACFNDLEPFGRIPHSKADAKRAYRDFQNRDRYNANL